A region from the Treponema pallidum subsp. pallidum str. Nichols genome encodes:
- the mraZ gene encoding division/cell wall cluster transcriptional repressor MraZ yields the protein MEDNAFTGAYSYNLDEKGRLMLPARLRVALSDTRLVLTCAIESCLWVFPRAQWDRFSSQISARASLFHAPSRAVLRRLIAPAQEVELDRAWRLFIPPSLREYAALEKDCLILGLSHCLEIWDRARYRAYLAESEADFRAGTETLQDLCL from the coding sequence GTGGAGGATAACGCCTTTACTGGAGCGTACTCGTACAATCTCGATGAAAAGGGGCGTCTCATGCTTCCTGCGCGCTTGCGTGTTGCGCTGAGTGATACCCGCTTGGTGCTCACTTGCGCGATTGAGTCCTGCCTGTGGGTGTTTCCCCGTGCGCAGTGGGACCGCTTTTCTTCCCAGATTAGTGCGCGTGCTTCGCTGTTCCACGCGCCGTCTCGTGCAGTGCTGCGTCGCCTTATTGCTCCTGCCCAGGAGGTTGAGCTTGATCGCGCGTGGCGCCTCTTTATTCCCCCTTCCTTGCGCGAGTATGCCGCCTTGGAAAAGGATTGTCTTATTCTGGGGCTCAGCCACTGCCTTGAGATTTGGGACCGCGCGCGCTACCGCGCCTATCTTGCAGAAAGTGAGGCGGACTTCCGTGCAGGAACCGAAACACTGCAGGACCTTTGTCTGTGA
- a CDS encoding TIGR02206 family membrane protein has translation MLGAELADTGLFVRFGALHFAIASVAVLLSALFVLLPFALPRLLAHKNLARAGVAILFLRLGLMLCGTLLDGRSWRNELPFHLCPAALISGSLYFITRRPIFFNLLYFWHFGSFVAVLYPDLTRAHTILYAYLFMLTHCLEPAMVVFSLLHLRERISKRGLQCAVLGFLLLAANALFWNRRLGANYLFISKYPLEILRVIRPFFVYQLLFVSALCLLMLVLYLPFRPSQHGRNQLFVI, from the coding sequence ATGCTGGGTGCAGAGCTGGCGGATACGGGTCTTTTTGTGCGGTTTGGTGCGTTGCACTTTGCAATTGCGTCGGTCGCCGTTCTTCTCAGTGCCTTGTTCGTGCTGCTTCCGTTTGCGCTGCCGCGGCTGCTTGCGCACAAGAACCTAGCGCGCGCGGGGGTTGCAATCCTTTTTTTGCGTCTGGGCCTCATGCTGTGTGGTACGCTCTTAGACGGGCGTTCGTGGCGTAACGAGCTTCCCTTTCACCTGTGCCCCGCAGCGCTCATTTCAGGGTCGCTGTATTTCATCACCCGCCGACCTATCTTTTTCAATCTGCTGTACTTTTGGCATTTTGGCTCTTTCGTTGCGGTACTCTATCCGGATCTCACTCGGGCGCACACCATCTTGTACGCGTACTTGTTCATGCTCACCCATTGCCTTGAGCCTGCGATGGTCGTGTTCAGCCTGCTCCACTTGCGCGAGCGCATTAGCAAGCGTGGCCTGCAATGCGCAGTGCTTGGCTTTCTTCTGCTTGCAGCAAACGCACTCTTTTGGAATCGGAGACTCGGCGCCAATTACCTTTTCATTAGCAAATACCCGCTTGAGATCCTTCGGGTAATCCGTCCTTTTTTTGTGTATCAGCTGCTGTTTGTCAGTGCACTGTGCCTGTTAATGCTGGTACTCTACCTACCCTTCCGGCCAAGCCAACACGGAAGAAACCAGCTCTTCGTCATTTAG
- the tilS gene encoding tRNA lysidine(34) synthetase TilS yields the protein MSESRQKLHPLLVHVARSFGHFLVPRKPSCLLVAVSGGADSLALLYAAHELAPDFGVCACAVTVDHSLRAQEGALDARFVRALCARFSPPLPCFVQQISAGAVHACAKIRGRGVQDAARALRYKVFDHVAARCGAQVVLTAHTRDDQYETLLMRLFQGAAASALQGIRAARGRYVRPLLKVSRTCVEDFLQTRGVRWREDASNTCRKYVRNRIRHELIPALDAVLAGWRSGLDKTFAGISAEHSFCVAALTRWREGCSHAWEPVPRALGTRLRMPRSDFLAAEFILRFFLLQEACVRLGVSHRVPRGALERCARFDGVRRIHVSGLQLERAGAYVLFSCIHASDTARETKKQDAGSPPSSEKQGVSAIYVARPGAYPCACGTLLVEVRPAGVFVCCAQDHVGVGPFSFPFYIRTHRTGDTISIRGGHKGIRKMFSEWHVPLSDRTVLPMIEQDGVLRALYGAALGYQNRYAERTPHE from the coding sequence GTGAGTGAGTCTAGGCAGAAGCTTCACCCGCTGCTCGTCCACGTGGCGCGTAGCTTTGGGCATTTCCTTGTGCCGAGAAAGCCTTCTTGCTTGCTCGTGGCGGTTTCAGGAGGTGCCGATTCGCTTGCGCTTCTTTATGCGGCGCACGAGCTCGCTCCTGACTTTGGGGTGTGTGCGTGCGCGGTCACGGTTGATCACAGTCTGCGCGCTCAGGAAGGTGCGCTCGATGCGCGTTTTGTGCGTGCGCTGTGTGCTCGTTTTTCTCCTCCCCTTCCGTGTTTCGTGCAGCAGATTTCTGCCGGTGCGGTGCACGCGTGTGCTAAAATTCGTGGCCGCGGTGTGCAGGACGCGGCGCGTGCACTGCGCTATAAGGTCTTTGACCACGTGGCTGCTCGCTGCGGAGCACAGGTGGTTCTAACCGCGCACACCCGTGATGATCAGTACGAAACACTGCTCATGCGCTTATTCCAGGGAGCGGCCGCGTCCGCGTTGCAAGGTATACGAGCTGCGCGTGGACGGTACGTGCGTCCGCTGCTAAAGGTGAGCCGCACGTGTGTTGAAGATTTCTTGCAGACGCGTGGTGTGCGTTGGCGCGAAGACGCATCAAATACGTGCAGGAAATATGTGCGTAACCGTATCCGTCATGAACTTATCCCTGCACTTGATGCAGTGCTTGCAGGGTGGCGCTCTGGCTTAGACAAAACGTTTGCGGGGATTAGTGCAGAACACAGCTTTTGTGTTGCTGCCTTGACGCGGTGGCGTGAAGGTTGTTCGCATGCGTGGGAACCAGTACCACGTGCGTTGGGCACGCGTCTGCGGATGCCTCGGTCGGACTTTCTCGCCGCTGAATTTATATTGCGCTTCTTTCTTTTGCAGGAGGCTTGCGTTCGTTTGGGAGTTTCGCACCGGGTGCCACGCGGGGCGCTTGAACGGTGTGCGCGTTTTGATGGTGTGCGTCGGATACACGTTTCAGGGCTGCAGTTAGAGCGTGCCGGTGCATATGTGCTTTTTTCCTGCATACATGCGTCGGACACAGCACGTGAGACAAAGAAACAGGATGCAGGATCACCTCCTTCCTCTGAAAAGCAAGGAGTGAGTGCAATCTACGTGGCGCGTCCTGGTGCCTACCCCTGTGCGTGCGGAACGCTTCTTGTGGAAGTACGTCCTGCCGGCGTGTTTGTCTGTTGCGCACAGGACCACGTGGGTGTAGGTCCGTTTTCTTTTCCCTTTTATATCAGAACCCATCGCACGGGAGACACCATCTCCATCCGCGGTGGTCATAAGGGGATCCGAAAGATGTTCTCAGAGTGGCACGTACCTTTATCGGACCGCACGGTGTTACCGATGATAGAGCAGGATGGTGTGTTGCGTGCGCTCTATGGCGCAGCACTTGGTTACCAAAATCGTTACGCGGAGAGGACTCCTCATGAGTAA
- a CDS encoding tetratricopeptide repeat protein, with translation MRSMAQHLVTKIVTRRGLLMSKGMCPRMGRLCAVSIFCAFSGIQDASCVSEPAPPQDLERNHPGVAARYLQEGRWQEALSQAEQGVASAPQIADFLFIAARASYALQQPRARALQWMARAVAKDMQWCVYDIEEVRLFYARLCVDTLQHARALELLATAEQVSADADWLRARARYGLGQVEHAQELIEKALERWALDARFAKLFFAQERSRRPSSRSKKIADSILSRLSVWQEQDPSLLVEAALFEPRTNMAFRYLQTYFTLRPLDAPGESSAQSSYEQSTRAGDSAPEQELYARAQSIVLGLQYGVLDEQRAMEMFCTLNSPLAVPAVDPTDDVSSFGVHASSVSSSTPLQRVVVLYADLLHEFSRLLASRPIRARFARFLAEFEGVLYTDENRDGIVSARVFFKAGRPSRAQFDTNQDGILEYEVYANDGAPTCVHTMHSTQKTELSRASVFPIPQNIAAHDHERAAERWIAPRVSLPADNGVEGETQARVPLTQQGYRVCYDRYPEVHQVGWEDKTYVLRPRALRWQPVRMQSLDLARDLEGVRSHDFFTMVLTNEPLPTEQQITVSSLYYEKPDSLFERARVRTYLDEGLPLFSETHVGSRFRARTHYVDGRATRRDSDRDDDGFFETREYYNAQGAVRALSVDVHKDRSFAYQEEYGAKGQKVQKWYGRGRVTISHTELPTGHARTEWLHPVTGRHVTVDFVQGVPKRLLVDGEVHALTKDPRNAALYWVRRIPRNGDEVGQRIVESFRAATSPVVSEYFRTGGSVVRAVRSGGVVFAEELEPGKE, from the coding sequence GTGCGCTCTATGGCGCAGCACTTGGTTACCAAAATCGTTACGCGGAGAGGACTCCTCATGAGTAAGGGAATGTGCCCACGTATGGGAAGACTCTGTGCAGTGAGTATCTTTTGTGCATTTTCTGGCATCCAAGATGCCTCGTGCGTGTCTGAACCTGCACCTCCACAGGATTTAGAACGTAATCATCCAGGTGTTGCGGCTCGGTATCTGCAGGAAGGGCGATGGCAGGAAGCTTTGTCCCAGGCAGAGCAGGGAGTCGCTTCTGCTCCGCAAATAGCAGACTTTTTATTTATTGCTGCACGGGCTTCTTACGCGCTGCAGCAGCCGCGCGCACGTGCGTTACAGTGGATGGCCCGTGCCGTGGCAAAGGATATGCAATGGTGTGTGTACGATATAGAAGAGGTGCGGCTTTTTTATGCTCGTCTGTGTGTGGATACGTTGCAGCACGCCCGTGCACTGGAACTTCTTGCAACGGCTGAGCAGGTGTCTGCAGATGCAGATTGGTTGCGTGCCCGGGCACGTTACGGGCTCGGACAAGTTGAGCACGCGCAGGAGCTGATCGAAAAAGCGTTGGAACGTTGGGCGCTTGACGCGCGCTTTGCAAAGTTGTTTTTTGCGCAAGAGCGTTCACGACGTCCCTCGTCGCGGTCAAAAAAGATAGCAGATTCCATCCTGTCACGTCTTTCTGTATGGCAGGAGCAGGACCCATCGCTGCTTGTAGAGGCGGCTCTATTTGAACCTCGAACGAACATGGCATTTCGATATCTGCAAACGTATTTTACCTTGCGTCCGTTAGATGCTCCTGGAGAGAGTTCTGCTCAATCCTCATATGAGCAAAGCACGCGCGCAGGGGATTCTGCTCCTGAGCAGGAGCTGTACGCGCGTGCCCAGTCAATTGTGTTGGGATTGCAGTATGGAGTGCTGGATGAACAACGCGCGATGGAGATGTTCTGTACGCTGAATTCCCCTCTGGCAGTTCCTGCGGTTGACCCGACCGATGATGTTTCAAGCTTCGGTGTGCATGCGTCGTCTGTGTCTTCATCCACTCCCTTGCAGCGCGTGGTGGTTTTGTATGCGGATCTGCTGCATGAGTTCAGTCGTTTGCTTGCAAGTCGGCCGATTCGCGCACGTTTTGCGCGGTTTCTTGCGGAGTTCGAAGGTGTGTTGTATACCGATGAAAATCGGGACGGCATTGTTTCTGCGCGTGTGTTTTTTAAAGCAGGAAGGCCGAGCCGGGCACAGTTCGATACAAACCAGGATGGCATCCTCGAGTATGAAGTCTATGCGAATGACGGTGCGCCAACGTGCGTGCACACGATGCACAGTACGCAAAAGACGGAATTGTCGCGCGCTTCTGTGTTCCCCATACCCCAGAATATTGCCGCGCACGACCATGAGCGTGCTGCTGAGCGCTGGATTGCCCCGCGCGTGTCGCTTCCTGCAGATAATGGGGTGGAGGGAGAAACTCAGGCGCGTGTTCCTTTGACGCAGCAAGGCTACAGAGTGTGTTACGATCGCTACCCTGAAGTACACCAGGTGGGGTGGGAGGATAAAACGTACGTATTGCGTCCTCGTGCACTTCGGTGGCAGCCGGTACGCATGCAGTCCTTAGATCTTGCGCGAGATTTAGAAGGTGTGCGGTCGCACGATTTTTTCACAATGGTATTGACAAATGAGCCGCTCCCTACTGAGCAGCAGATCACAGTTTCTTCCCTTTATTACGAAAAGCCTGATTCCCTGTTTGAGCGTGCCCGCGTAAGGACGTACCTTGATGAAGGGCTGCCTTTATTTTCTGAAACTCATGTTGGATCGCGTTTTCGTGCGCGTACGCACTATGTGGATGGACGCGCAACGCGACGGGATAGCGATCGGGATGATGATGGATTTTTTGAAACGCGGGAATACTACAATGCTCAAGGGGCGGTACGTGCGTTGTCAGTTGACGTGCACAAGGATCGAAGTTTTGCCTATCAAGAAGAGTATGGAGCGAAGGGACAGAAGGTGCAAAAATGGTATGGCCGTGGACGTGTGACGATTTCGCACACAGAACTACCTACCGGTCATGCGCGTACTGAGTGGTTGCACCCGGTGACAGGTAGGCACGTGACAGTAGATTTTGTGCAGGGGGTGCCTAAAAGGCTGCTAGTGGATGGGGAGGTGCACGCGCTTACCAAAGACCCGCGTAACGCTGCGTTATATTGGGTGCGGCGGATCCCGCGGAACGGGGACGAAGTGGGACAAAGAATAGTTGAATCTTTCCGCGCGGCGACCTCACCGGTGGTGTCCGAGTATTTCAGGACGGGTGGGAGCGTGGTGCGAGCGGTCCGCTCCGGAGGAGTTGTCTTCGCCGAGGAGCTTGAACCAGGGAAGGAGTAG
- a CDS encoding flagellar basal body-associated protein FliL gives MTEETAQRVIRALRTVAALIVCVLLLGTCGAFRVRTHSAPRETQTRRTTRGIAQRESAHAVYAELGRLRALSADKQPVSVIITPLLQYPAADHALYEELVQKKEQLRRASLAWCAQHTAQELHMLGPEQLKIALRDALNTQLSLGRVTHVFLEEFIILF, from the coding sequence ATGACTGAGGAGACTGCACAACGTGTTATCCGTGCATTGAGAACTGTCGCAGCGCTCATCGTCTGTGTGTTACTTCTCGGCACCTGCGGGGCGTTCCGTGTGAGGACACACAGTGCTCCAAGGGAAACGCAGACTAGGCGTACAACCCGGGGGATTGCCCAGCGGGAATCTGCCCATGCAGTCTATGCAGAACTTGGACGCTTGCGCGCGCTGAGTGCGGATAAGCAGCCTGTGAGTGTCATCATTACCCCACTTTTGCAATATCCTGCCGCAGATCACGCCCTGTATGAGGAGCTCGTTCAGAAAAAAGAACAACTGAGACGTGCGTCTCTTGCGTGGTGTGCACAGCACACCGCGCAAGAATTGCATATGCTTGGCCCCGAGCAGCTAAAAATTGCCTTGCGCGATGCGCTCAACACACAGCTGAGTCTCGGGAGAGTTACCCATGTCTTTCTTGAAGAATTTATCATTCTGTTCTGA
- a CDS encoding DNA repair helicase XPB codes for MTSVPKPLIIQADRSILLDVHAPEAVAARKALVSFAELEKSPEHLHSYRLTPLSLWNAASAGFSPQMIAQTLTRFSRFTPPQTVLDWVVDIMSRYGKIRLREDTTHSTLLRLQVRDAHIAREIAASKSLASHLSPTTACLQDGPLPTPDTARIAQPDTTPQVQGAQTGCSYDFLLPRLHRGTVKQLLLRHGWPVHDEVPLREGTPLSLRLRISPASCPPPSTAYPCCHTPGTPSFVPRDYQWEAADAFVGNRTQGSGFGVVVLPCGAGKTVVGLLVMGLLQTDTLILTPNSAAAQQWKRELCEKTDLDGTSIGIYSGECKEIRPVTIATYQILTWRAHADAPFSHFRLFMERSWGLIIYDEVHLLPAPLFRITAELQVVRRLGLTATLVREDGCAQDVFSLVGPKRYDVPWKDLEARGWIARVRCVEVRVTMDRSLQYQYMTAPVRLRHRLASENEAKVAVVQRLLRAHAGAPTLIIGQYVQQLLHLAHVLQVPLVSGRQTYAAREAIYQRFREGTLQVLVVSKVANCALDLPDASVAIQVSGTFGSRQEEAQRLGRLLRPKICDAHFYSLVTEQTVEEDCALRRQRFLVEQGYTYETLRVSEVHE; via the coding sequence GTGACTTCTGTACCAAAACCGCTTATCATCCAAGCAGACCGCTCCATTTTACTTGATGTGCACGCTCCTGAGGCGGTAGCAGCACGCAAGGCGCTCGTTTCCTTTGCAGAACTGGAAAAATCTCCAGAGCATCTACACAGCTACCGACTCACTCCTCTTTCTCTGTGGAACGCCGCGAGCGCAGGATTCAGCCCCCAGATGATTGCACAAACACTGACGCGTTTCTCACGCTTCACTCCCCCGCAAACAGTACTCGACTGGGTAGTGGATATCATGAGCCGCTATGGCAAAATTCGCCTTCGCGAGGATACGACGCACAGCACCCTACTGCGCCTTCAGGTACGCGACGCACACATCGCAAGAGAAATTGCCGCCTCAAAAAGTCTTGCATCGCACCTTTCCCCCACAACCGCTTGCCTGCAGGACGGTCCGCTGCCCACACCGGACACTGCGCGCATTGCCCAGCCGGATACGACACCTCAGGTGCAGGGTGCACAGACTGGATGCAGTTACGACTTTCTATTGCCACGCCTCCACCGAGGCACCGTTAAACAATTACTCTTGCGCCACGGATGGCCGGTGCATGATGAAGTGCCTCTCCGCGAGGGAACTCCCCTATCCTTGCGCTTACGCATCTCTCCGGCTTCGTGTCCTCCTCCTTCTACTGCGTATCCGTGTTGTCACACGCCAGGGACACCCTCGTTTGTGCCACGTGACTACCAGTGGGAAGCAGCCGATGCCTTCGTCGGGAATCGCACACAAGGGAGCGGATTTGGTGTGGTAGTTTTGCCGTGTGGCGCGGGAAAAACGGTTGTCGGTTTACTCGTTATGGGTCTGTTGCAAACGGATACCCTGATTCTGACTCCTAATAGCGCAGCTGCACAGCAATGGAAACGTGAATTGTGTGAAAAAACCGACCTGGACGGGACATCCATCGGTATCTATTCAGGAGAATGCAAGGAAATCAGACCAGTGACTATCGCAACCTACCAGATACTCACCTGGCGTGCGCATGCAGACGCTCCCTTTTCCCATTTCCGTCTCTTTATGGAACGCAGTTGGGGTTTGATTATTTACGATGAGGTGCACTTGCTCCCTGCACCGCTTTTCCGTATCACCGCAGAACTTCAGGTGGTACGACGCTTGGGATTAACTGCAACGCTCGTGCGAGAAGATGGCTGTGCGCAGGATGTGTTCAGCCTCGTAGGACCGAAGCGGTATGACGTGCCGTGGAAGGATTTAGAAGCACGCGGCTGGATCGCACGGGTGCGGTGCGTAGAAGTTCGGGTAACGATGGACCGGTCACTCCAGTACCAGTACATGACAGCTCCTGTGCGCCTGCGACATCGCCTTGCCAGCGAGAACGAAGCAAAAGTAGCGGTGGTACAGCGTCTATTGCGCGCACATGCAGGTGCGCCTACACTGATTATTGGGCAATACGTGCAGCAGTTATTACATCTCGCACACGTACTGCAGGTGCCACTGGTGAGCGGAAGACAAACTTATGCGGCGCGTGAAGCCATCTATCAGCGTTTTCGCGAGGGCACGCTCCAGGTGCTCGTTGTATCAAAGGTGGCAAATTGTGCGCTTGATCTTCCTGACGCGTCGGTTGCAATTCAAGTTTCCGGGACATTTGGCAGCCGTCAGGAGGAGGCGCAACGCCTCGGACGCCTCTTACGGCCAAAGATATGCGACGCCCATTTTTACTCGTTAGTTACAGAACAAACGGTGGAAGAAGACTGTGCACTGCGTCGCCAGCGGTTTTTGGTAGAGCAGGGTTACACGTACGAAACCCTTCGCGTAAGCGAAGTACACGAATAA
- the secA gene encoding preprotein translocase subunit SecA translates to MLVRTALRLIFGSQHERDLKNLLPLLNAVNAQESWVLPLQESEFKQKTAEFKARAAAGEALDAFLPQAFALAREAARRVLGERPYDVQILGSLVLHHGKIVEMKTGEGKTLMSVAAAYLNSLSGRGVHIVTVNDYLAERDARWMRPVYDYLGVSVGVILSSMGSQERRCAYACDITYGTNNELGFDYLRDNMQFLTEEKTQRDFYFAIIDEIDSILIDEARTPLIISGPAENDTQHYAEVDRLVGQLQEVERNPATGDYPNEVDGEEVRGDYIVDEKNRKVSFSGPGMLHIQDVLTHAGLIQGSLFDEENFKYIHYFTQALRAHLLYRADVDYVVKDGQVQIVDEFTGRILEGRRYSDGLHQAIEAKEHIRIAQRNRTMATITFQNFFRMYKKLSGMTGTADTEALELNKIYKLEVVVLPTNLPVARVDEHDVVYLSEEEKWSAICDEIKEAHTRGQPVLVGTISIEKSEKLSALLRTRGVKHEVLNAKNHAREALIIAEAGAKGSVTIATNMAGRGTDIKLGGNPEFRARQSATAIASKHGSSSVTVQEHMQACYEAEYTRWRADYEEVKQLGGLYVIGTERHESRRIDNQLRGRSGRQGDPGRSKFFLSLDDDLMRIFGGERLKRFMSRVGMEPGEPITHSWLNKSIERAQTKVEARNFDVRKHLLEYDDVLNEQRSFIYAQRAQILIDEHVVERVYTTIEEYLNREITALRQELKRRGRLSLGAFQQNLSTLFDYALGGEDASGWNETRLGTLKQEILAHLKKNIESKYLLAGAQNMDTFIRYQYVQAIDKKWLDHLELLESLRESVYLRSYGQKNPLTEYKLEGFDLFYTMLDDIRLSIASQVVRVTVHMEEQRVPRPPHVAQAAHEFQALGQPGRGHGSLSALPIQAGAKVGRNTPCPCGSGKKYKHCCGR, encoded by the coding sequence ATGCTCGTACGCACTGCACTCAGGCTCATCTTTGGCTCCCAGCACGAGCGCGATCTGAAAAATCTCCTGCCTCTTTTGAATGCCGTCAACGCCCAGGAGTCCTGGGTACTTCCTCTCCAGGAGTCTGAGTTCAAACAAAAAACAGCTGAGTTTAAGGCGCGTGCCGCTGCAGGAGAAGCGCTTGACGCTTTTTTACCTCAGGCATTTGCGCTTGCGCGCGAGGCAGCTCGTCGTGTTTTAGGCGAGCGTCCCTATGACGTGCAGATCCTCGGTTCCCTCGTCCTCCACCACGGCAAAATCGTGGAAATGAAAACGGGCGAAGGCAAAACGCTCATGAGCGTGGCAGCGGCGTATCTGAACAGTCTTTCGGGGAGGGGTGTGCATATTGTCACGGTCAACGACTATCTTGCTGAGCGCGACGCGCGATGGATGCGTCCAGTATATGATTATTTAGGCGTTTCCGTCGGCGTCATCCTCTCTTCCATGGGCAGTCAGGAGCGGCGGTGTGCGTACGCGTGCGATATTACCTACGGTACCAACAATGAACTGGGCTTTGATTATCTGCGCGACAACATGCAATTTTTAACGGAAGAAAAAACGCAGCGTGATTTTTACTTTGCCATTATTGACGAGATTGACTCCATTCTCATCGACGAGGCGCGCACACCGCTTATTATCTCAGGGCCTGCAGAAAATGATACCCAGCATTACGCCGAGGTTGACAGACTCGTCGGGCAGTTACAGGAAGTGGAGCGAAATCCTGCCACAGGTGACTACCCCAACGAAGTGGACGGAGAGGAGGTTCGCGGCGATTATATCGTTGATGAAAAGAATCGCAAGGTTTCCTTCAGTGGTCCGGGGATGCTGCACATTCAGGATGTGCTCACGCACGCTGGGCTTATCCAAGGGAGTCTATTTGATGAAGAGAACTTCAAGTATATCCACTACTTTACGCAGGCACTCCGTGCGCACTTACTTTACCGCGCAGACGTTGATTACGTAGTAAAAGACGGACAAGTACAGATCGTAGACGAGTTTACCGGTCGCATCTTGGAAGGTCGGCGGTATTCTGACGGATTACATCAGGCAATTGAGGCAAAAGAACACATCCGCATTGCGCAACGTAATCGCACTATGGCAACTATCACGTTTCAGAACTTTTTTAGAATGTATAAAAAGCTTTCTGGAATGACGGGAACTGCGGATACCGAGGCGTTGGAGCTCAATAAAATTTATAAACTTGAGGTGGTAGTTTTGCCGACGAATCTTCCCGTAGCGCGGGTGGATGAGCATGACGTGGTATACCTGAGTGAAGAAGAAAAGTGGAGTGCCATTTGTGATGAAATAAAGGAGGCACACACACGGGGACAGCCGGTACTCGTGGGCACTATTTCTATAGAAAAGTCCGAAAAACTCTCTGCTCTGCTGAGAACACGCGGTGTAAAACACGAAGTTCTCAACGCTAAAAATCACGCGCGCGAGGCACTGATTATCGCCGAAGCGGGGGCGAAGGGTTCGGTGACCATCGCAACCAACATGGCCGGACGCGGCACGGATATCAAGCTAGGGGGTAATCCTGAATTTCGTGCACGACAGAGCGCAACTGCCATAGCATCGAAGCACGGTTCCTCCTCTGTCACTGTGCAGGAACATATGCAAGCGTGCTATGAGGCGGAATACACACGGTGGCGCGCAGATTACGAAGAGGTTAAGCAGCTCGGTGGTTTGTACGTCATTGGCACAGAGCGGCATGAAAGCAGGCGCATTGATAACCAACTTCGGGGGCGTTCGGGGCGTCAAGGGGATCCAGGCCGCTCAAAATTTTTTCTCTCTCTGGATGATGATCTTATGCGCATTTTTGGGGGGGAGCGGCTGAAGCGTTTTATGAGCCGTGTGGGTATGGAACCAGGAGAACCTATCACGCATTCCTGGTTGAATAAGAGTATTGAGCGCGCGCAGACGAAGGTCGAAGCACGCAACTTTGATGTCCGTAAGCACTTGCTTGAATACGATGATGTGCTCAACGAACAGCGCTCCTTCATATACGCGCAGCGAGCACAAATTTTGATAGACGAGCATGTGGTAGAGCGCGTGTATACCACAATCGAGGAGTATCTTAACCGAGAAATAACCGCACTTCGGCAAGAATTGAAGCGGCGTGGGCGGCTTTCCCTCGGGGCGTTTCAACAAAACCTGAGCACCCTGTTCGATTACGCACTGGGAGGTGAGGACGCATCTGGCTGGAACGAAACGCGTCTTGGAACGCTGAAGCAAGAAATCCTGGCGCATTTAAAAAAGAATATTGAATCAAAGTATCTGCTTGCAGGGGCGCAGAACATGGATACGTTCATCCGCTACCAGTATGTGCAGGCGATCGATAAAAAATGGCTGGACCATTTGGAACTTCTTGAATCCCTCCGGGAATCGGTGTACTTGCGTTCATATGGGCAAAAGAACCCGCTTACCGAATACAAGCTTGAAGGGTTCGACCTATTTTACACCATGTTAGACGACATTCGCCTTTCGATCGCCTCGCAGGTTGTGCGCGTAACGGTTCACATGGAAGAGCAGCGCGTCCCGAGGCCACCACACGTTGCACAGGCGGCACACGAATTTCAAGCACTGGGGCAGCCTGGCAGAGGGCACGGATCGCTATCTGCTCTCCCGATTCAAGCCGGCGCAAAAGTGGGGCGCAACACCCCCTGCCCCTGTGGAAGTGGCAAAAAGTACAAACACTGTTGTGGCCGCTGA